The Coffea eugenioides isolate CCC68of chromosome 8, Ceug_1.0, whole genome shotgun sequence genome has a segment encoding these proteins:
- the LOC113780355 gene encoding probable serine/threonine-protein kinase PBL15 — protein sequence MKDSNSKPWMPFTANCCTVEDHTVFGNFSRCRPSTSEFSKNIAPMPSFRRLSFSDLSRSSSARINEDLAQSFGPDLFDFQLSELRAITQNFSSNFLLGEGGFGTVHKGYVDDNFRPGLKAQAVAVKLLDIEGLQGHREWLAEVIFLGQLRHRNLVKLIGYCCEDEERLLVYEFMARGSLENHLFKRLSVSLPWGTRLKIAIGAAKGLAFLHGAEKPVIYRDFKTSNILLDSDFNAKLSDFGLAKMGPEGSNTHVTTRVMGTYGYAAPEYVSTGHLTTKSDIYSFGVVLLELLTGRRAMDKTRPKTEQSLVDWAKPYLTSSRRLRCVIDPRLSGQYSVKGAKEMAHLALQCVSMNPRDRPKMPVIIETLESLQNLRDMAVTCGQWPASPKSHKIAVCNARGKGEKGHGIFLTRSAILASACPKTK from the exons ATGAAGGACTCAAATTCAAAGCCTTGGATGCCTTTCACAGCAAACTGTTGCACAGTTGAAGACCATACcgtttttggaaattttagcCGGTGTCGTCCATCTACGTCCGAATTCTCTAAGAACATTGCTCCAATGCCATCATTTCGTCGATTGTCCTTCTCTGATCTTAGTCGTTCTTCTTCCGCTCGAATCAATGAGGATCTTGCACAATCATTCGGCCCTGACTTGTTCGACTTTCAGCTTAGCGAATTGCGGGCTATAACACAGAATTTCTCGAGCAATTTCTTGCTTGGAGAGGGTGGTTTTGGGACCGTACATAAGGGCTATGTTGATGATAACTTTCGGCCAGGTTTGAAGGCTCAAGCTGTTGCTGTTAAGCTTCTTGATATTGAAGGGCTGCAAGGACACCGTGAATGGCTT GCCGAAGTGATTTTCCTTGGTCAACTGAGGCACCGaaatttggtcaaattgattGGCTACTGCTGTGAAGATGAAGAAAGGTTGCTTGTATATGAATTCATGGCTCGGGGTAGCTTAGAAAACCATTTATTCAAGA GGTTATCAGTTTCATTGCCATGGGGCACAAGGTTGAAGATTGCTATAGGTGCTGCAAAAGGGCTTGCCTTCTTACATGGCGCAGAGAAGCCTGTTATATATCGTGACTTCAAAACCTCAAATATCTTGCTGGATTCT GATTTCAATGCTAAATTGTCAGATTTTGGGCTTGCCAAAATGGGGCCTGAAGGATCAAACACCCATGTTACCACTAGAGTGATGGGCACATATGGCTATGCTGCTCCAGAGTATGTAAGCACAG GTCACCTAACAACCAAAAGTGACATATATAGCTTTGGAGTGGTACTGTTAGAACTACTAACGGGAAGAAGGGCAATGGATAAAACGAGGCCAAAAACCGAGCAAAGTCTTGTAGATTGGGCAAAACCCTACTTGACCAGCAGCCGGAGGTTGCGCTGTGTTATCGACCCTAGACTTTCCGGGCAATACTCGGTCAAGGGAGCAAAGGAGATGGCTCATTTGGCACTACAATGTGTGAGTATGAACCCTAGGGATAGGCCAAAAATGCCTGTTATTATTGAAACTCTTGAAAGCCTTCAAAACTTGAGGGACATGGCTGTGACTTGTGGACAGTGGCCAGCATCACCAAAATCTCACAAAATTGCAGTTTGTAATGCTagaggaaaaggagaaaagggaCATGGGATTTTCCTTACACGATCTGCCATTCTTGCCAGTGCTTGccctaaaacaaaataa